In one window of Epinephelus fuscoguttatus linkage group LG20, E.fuscoguttatus.final_Chr_v1 DNA:
- the pmp22b gene encoding peripheral myelin protein 22b has protein sequence MLLLLLGIILLHVAALVLLFVSTIVNEWTTGAGVATDLWFNCSTENGGSHCDPATTGEWIQSVQALMILAIIFSCLSLFLFFCQLFTLQKGGRFFLTGTFQILASLFVMSGAIIYTVMSPGWVKISEPSFGYCYILAWVAFPLALISGLIYVILRKRE, from the exons ATGCTGCTCCTACTACTGGGAATCATCCTCCTGCACGTCGCTGCTCTGGTTCTCCTGTTTGTGTCAACGATTGTCAAC GAATGGACGACAGGAGCAGGCGTAGCCACAGACCTCTGGTTTAACTGCTCTACTGAAAATGGAGGATCCCACTGTGACCCAGCAACCACTGGAG AATGGATTCAGTCGGTCCAGGCTCTCATGATTCTAGCCATCATCTTCAGCTGcctgtctctcttcctgttcTTCTGCCAGCTCTTCACTTTGCAGAAGGGCGGACGCTTCTTCCTCACTGGAACCTTCCAGATCCTTGCCA GTTTGTTCGTGATGAGCGGAGCCATCATCTACACGGTGATGAGTCCGGGGTGGGTGAAGATTTCGGAGCCATCCTTCGGCTACTGCTACATCCTGGCATGGGTGGCCTTCCCTTTGGCGCTGATCAGCGGACTCATCTATGTCATCTTGAGGAAGCGAGAATGA